The Lactuca sativa cultivar Salinas chromosome 2, Lsat_Salinas_v11, whole genome shotgun sequence genome includes a window with the following:
- the LOC111888853 gene encoding UDP-glycosyltransferase 88B1, whose protein sequence is MESMTVVLYPSPGIGHLVSMVELGKLIHTHHPLLSILILITPAPFETGSTDKYIKTVSATIPSIMFHHLPTIAIPPDLSSDFVALNFAIPQLYNPIFHNTLVAISEKSTIKAVILDFFTNAAFQVAKSLQLPTYYFYTGGASGLCVFLYMPTINNITSDSIKDQNIYFDIPGVPPIHSSHFPAAVVDKKGTAYENFINTARNMAESSGIITNTFVGFEERAVASLRDGKCISDGLTPPIYFIGPLIAGGNHVDPSENECLKWLNSQPSKSVVFLCFGSLGVFKKEQLKEIAIGLERSEQRFLWVVRDPPPDEENESNSGGGKELDLDAILPEGFLARTADKGLVVKNWAPQPVILGHDSVGGFVSHCGWNSVLEAVAAGVPIVAWPLYAEQKMNRVYLVEEMKVALAVDMSSDGFVTATAVEEKVKELMEGEEGRVVREQILEMSERAKAATEDGGSSRVEFFKLTNSWTAL, encoded by the coding sequence ATGGAATCTATGACGGTGGTTCTGTATCCTTCTCCGGGAATAGGCCACCTGGTTTCCATGGTGGAGCTCGGAAAGCTCATTCACACCCACCACCCTTTACTCTCTATCCTCATCCTCATAACTCCGGCACCTTTTGAAACCGGTTCCACCGACAAATACATCAAAACCGTCTCTGCCACCATCCCTTCCATCATGTTCCACCACCTCCCCACCATCGCTATTCCACCAGACTTGTCGTCTGATTTCGTCGCACTTAATTTTGCGATCCCACAGCTTTACAACCCAATTTTCCACAACACACTCGTAGCCATCTCGGAGAAATCCACCATCAAAGCTGTGATCCTTGATTTCTTTACCAACGCTGCTTTCCAAGTCGCTAAAAGCCTCCAGTTACCCACTTACTACTTCTATACCGGCGGCGCTTCCGGTCTCTGTGTGTTCTTATATATGCCCACCATCAACAACATCACTTCTGATTCTATTAAAGATCAAAATATTTACTTTGATATTCCTGGAGTGCCTCCAATCCATTCTTCCCATTTTCCCGCAGCTGTGGTTGATAAAAAAGGTACAGCGTATGAGAACTTCATAAACACTGCCAGAAACATGGCAGAATCCTCCGGCATCATTACAAACACCTTTGTTGGGTTCGAAGAAAGAGCTGTTGCCAGTCTCCGGGACGGTAAATGCATCTCCGACGGTCTAACTCCGCCTATTTATTTCATCGGACCTTTGATTGCCGGTGGAAATCATGTGGATCCTAGCGAAAACGAGTGCTTAAAATGGTTGAACTCACAACCGAGTAAAAGTGTAGTGTTTTTATGCTTTGGGAGTTTGGGTGTTTTTAAGAAAGAGCAGCTGAAGGAAATAGCGATTGGGTTGGAGAGAAGCGAGCAAAGATTTTTGTGGGTGGTGCGAGATCCGCCACCAGATGAAGAAAACGAGTCGAATTCCGGTGGTGGTAAAGAGCTCGATCTTGATGCTATTCTTCCTGAAGGGTTTTTAGCCAGGACTGCAGATAAGGGACTGGTAGTGAAAAATTGGGCACCTCAACCGGTGATACTTGGTCATGACTCGGTGGGTGGATTTGTGAGTCACTGTGGGTGGAACTCAGTGCTTGAAGCGGTGGCAGCTGGGGTGCCAATTGTCGCATGGCCGTTGTATGCAGAGCAGAAGATGAACCGGGTGTATTTGGTGGAAGAAATGAAGGTGGCACTGGCGGTGGATATGTCGTCGGATGGGTTTGTGACGGCGACAGCTGTGGAGGAAAAGGTGAAGGAGTTGATGGAGggtgaagaagggagagtagtgAGGGAACAGATATTAGAGATGAGTGAAAGGGCAAAAGCTGCGACGGAGGACGGTGGCTCCTCCCGGGTTGAGTTCTTTAAATTAACCAATTCTTGGACCGCCCTGTAG